The following proteins come from a genomic window of Panthera leo isolate Ple1 chromosome E2, P.leo_Ple1_pat1.1, whole genome shotgun sequence:
- the SIAH1 gene encoding E3 ubiquitin-protein ligase SIAH1 isoform X1 has product MTGKSTSPFLYSWRGILLTCLPAAGTRKRKEMSRQTATALPTGTSKCTPSQRVPALTGTTASNNDLASLFECPVCFDYVLPPILQCQSGHLVCSNCRPKLTCCPTCRGPLGSIRNLAMEKVANSVLFPCKYASSGCEITLPHTEKADHEELCEFRPYSCPCPGASCKWQGSLDAVMPHLMHQHKSITTLQGEDIVFLATDINLPGAVDWVMMQSCFGFHFMLVLEKQEKYDGHQQFFAIVQLIGTRKQAENFAYRLELNGHRRRLTWEATPRSIHEGIATAIMNSDCLVFDTSIAQLFAENGNLGINVTISMC; this is encoded by the exons ATGACCGGGAAGTCTACCTCACCTTTTCTGTACTCCTGGAGAGGCATCTTGCTCACATGTTTACCTGCAGCtgggacaaggaaaagaaaag AAATGAGCCGCCAGACTGCAACAGCATTACCCACTGGAACCTCAAAGTGTACGCCGTCCCAGAGGGTGCCTGCCCTGACTGGCACAACCGCATCCAATAATGACTTGGCGAGTCTTTTTGAGTGTCCGGTCTGCTTTGACTATGTGTTACCACCCATTCTTCAGTGTCAGAGTGGCCATCTTGTTTGTAGCAACTGTCGCCCAAAGCTCACATGTTGTCCAACCTGCCGGGGCCCGTTGGGATCCATTCGCAACTTGGCTATGGAGAAAGTGGCCAATTCCGTACTTTTCCCTTGTAAATATGCCTCTTCTGGATGTGAAATAACTCTgccacacacagaaaaagcagaCCATGAAGAGCTCTGTGAGTTTAGGCCTTATTCGTGTCCGTGCCCCGGTGCTTCCTGTAAATGGCAAGGCTCTTTGGATGCTGTAATGCCCCATCTGATGCATCAGCATAAGTCCATTACAACCCTACAGGGAGAGGATATAGTTTTCCTTGCTACAGACATTAATCTTCCAGGTGCTGTTGACTGGGTGATGATGCAGTCCTGTTTTGGCTTTCACTTCATGTTAGTcctggagaaacaggaaaagtaCGACGGTCACCAGCAGTTCTTTGCAATTGTACAGCTGATAGGAACACGCAAGCAAGCTGAAAATTTTGCTTATCGACTTGAGCTAAATGGTCATAGGCGGCGATTGACTTGGGAAGCGACTCCGCGATCTATTCATGAGGGAATTGCAACAGCCATTATGAATAGCGACTGCCTAGTCTTTGACACCAGCATTGCACAGCTTTTTGCAGAAAATGGCAATTTAGGCATCAATGTAACTATTTCCATGTGTTGA
- the SIAH1 gene encoding E3 ubiquitin-protein ligase SIAH1 isoform X2, whose amino-acid sequence MSRQTATALPTGTSKCTPSQRVPALTGTTASNNDLASLFECPVCFDYVLPPILQCQSGHLVCSNCRPKLTCCPTCRGPLGSIRNLAMEKVANSVLFPCKYASSGCEITLPHTEKADHEELCEFRPYSCPCPGASCKWQGSLDAVMPHLMHQHKSITTLQGEDIVFLATDINLPGAVDWVMMQSCFGFHFMLVLEKQEKYDGHQQFFAIVQLIGTRKQAENFAYRLELNGHRRRLTWEATPRSIHEGIATAIMNSDCLVFDTSIAQLFAENGNLGINVTISMC is encoded by the coding sequence ATGAGCCGCCAGACTGCAACAGCATTACCCACTGGAACCTCAAAGTGTACGCCGTCCCAGAGGGTGCCTGCCCTGACTGGCACAACCGCATCCAATAATGACTTGGCGAGTCTTTTTGAGTGTCCGGTCTGCTTTGACTATGTGTTACCACCCATTCTTCAGTGTCAGAGTGGCCATCTTGTTTGTAGCAACTGTCGCCCAAAGCTCACATGTTGTCCAACCTGCCGGGGCCCGTTGGGATCCATTCGCAACTTGGCTATGGAGAAAGTGGCCAATTCCGTACTTTTCCCTTGTAAATATGCCTCTTCTGGATGTGAAATAACTCTgccacacacagaaaaagcagaCCATGAAGAGCTCTGTGAGTTTAGGCCTTATTCGTGTCCGTGCCCCGGTGCTTCCTGTAAATGGCAAGGCTCTTTGGATGCTGTAATGCCCCATCTGATGCATCAGCATAAGTCCATTACAACCCTACAGGGAGAGGATATAGTTTTCCTTGCTACAGACATTAATCTTCCAGGTGCTGTTGACTGGGTGATGATGCAGTCCTGTTTTGGCTTTCACTTCATGTTAGTcctggagaaacaggaaaagtaCGACGGTCACCAGCAGTTCTTTGCAATTGTACAGCTGATAGGAACACGCAAGCAAGCTGAAAATTTTGCTTATCGACTTGAGCTAAATGGTCATAGGCGGCGATTGACTTGGGAAGCGACTCCGCGATCTATTCATGAGGGAATTGCAACAGCCATTATGAATAGCGACTGCCTAGTCTTTGACACCAGCATTGCACAGCTTTTTGCAGAAAATGGCAATTTAGGCATCAATGTAACTATTTCCATGTGTTGA